From one Erythrobacter sp. HKB08 genomic stretch:
- the ccmE gene encoding cytochrome c maturation protein CcmE — MKAKHQRLVLIVIALVALIGAGLLAAYALRNQASYFYVPSQMAENPPAVGQAVRLGGMVQEGSLKTLEDGITVSFVVGDGDATVPVRFAGILPDLFVEGSGVVAEGSLGADGTFVADNLLAKHDENYVPRELQEMSEHQAREVVAETEESAR, encoded by the coding sequence ATGAAAGCCAAGCACCAACGCCTCGTCCTCATCGTCATCGCGCTTGTCGCGCTGATCGGTGCCGGGCTGCTCGCGGCCTATGCGCTGCGCAACCAGGCGAGCTATTTCTACGTGCCGAGCCAGATGGCCGAGAATCCGCCCGCGGTCGGTCAGGCCGTGCGTCTCGGCGGCATGGTGCAGGAAGGCTCGCTCAAGACGCTCGAAGACGGGATCACGGTGTCTTTCGTCGTCGGTGACGGCGATGCGACCGTGCCGGTGCGTTTTGCCGGCATCCTGCCCGATCTCTTCGTCGAAGGTTCGGGCGTCGTCGCCGAGGGCAGCCTCGGGGCCGACGGCACTTTCGTCGCCGACAACCTCCTCGCCAAGCATGACGAGAATTACGTCCCGCGCGAACTGCAGGAAATGAGCGAGCATCAGGCGCGCGAAGTCGTCGCCGAGACGGAGGAATCCGCACGGTGA
- a CDS encoding Glu/Leu/Phe/Val dehydrogenase dimerization domain-containing protein: protein MTAFWTEADFDDHELVQLVRDAKSGLTAIIAIHSSHLGPGAGGTRFWHYAEPKDAMRDALRLSRGMSYKNAMAGLPMGGGKAVILADEKRTKTQEMLAAFGDAVQALGGKYVTAEDVGISEADMVAVSQHTEFVSGLPVEGEDAAGGDPGPFTAMGIYHGIKAAVRHKLGKDSVKGVHVAIQGTGSVGGGVARLLAKDGAKLTLADMHHDRASALADELGGEAVAADAIMSVACDVFSPNALGAILDDEGIARLEAPIVAGGANNQLARAHHGAQLAERGILYAPDYVINAGGIISVTMEYLCRRHGDPCDINEVRKRLAQIPERLETIWQKSDETGVSPDVVADRMAQKLIGR, encoded by the coding sequence ATGACGGCATTCTGGACCGAAGCTGATTTCGACGATCACGAGCTCGTGCAACTGGTGCGCGATGCGAAATCGGGCCTTACCGCCATTATCGCGATCCATTCCAGCCACCTCGGCCCGGGCGCCGGTGGCACGCGTTTCTGGCACTATGCGGAGCCGAAAGACGCGATGCGCGATGCGCTGCGCCTCAGCCGCGGCATGAGCTACAAGAACGCGATGGCAGGCCTGCCGATGGGCGGCGGCAAGGCCGTCATCCTCGCCGACGAAAAGCGCACCAAGACGCAGGAAATGCTCGCCGCCTTCGGTGACGCGGTCCAGGCGCTGGGCGGGAAATACGTCACCGCAGAAGACGTCGGCATCAGCGAAGCGGACATGGTTGCCGTCTCGCAGCATACCGAATTCGTATCCGGCCTGCCGGTCGAGGGCGAGGACGCCGCCGGCGGCGATCCTGGCCCGTTCACCGCAATGGGCATCTATCACGGTATCAAGGCCGCCGTGCGCCACAAGCTCGGCAAGGACAGCGTGAAGGGCGTCCATGTCGCGATCCAGGGCACGGGCAGTGTCGGCGGCGGTGTCGCCCGCCTGCTCGCCAAGGACGGCGCGAAGCTGACGCTGGCCGACATGCACCACGACCGCGCCAGCGCGCTGGCCGACGAACTGGGCGGCGAAGCGGTCGCGGCCGATGCGATCATGAGCGTCGCCTGCGACGTGTTCAGCCCCAATGCGCTCGGCGCGATCCTCGACGATGAAGGTATCGCCCGGCTCGAGGCACCGATTGTTGCGGGCGGTGCGAACAACCAGCTCGCCCGCGCGCATCACGGTGCGCAGCTGGCAGAGCGCGGCATCCTCTACGCGCCCGATTACGTCATCAATGCAGGCGGCATCATCAGCGTGACGATGGAATATCTGTGCCGCCGCCATGGCGATCCGTGCGATATCAACGAAGTGCGCAAGCGCCTCGCCCAGATCCCCGAGCGGCTCGAGACGATCTGGCAGAAAAGCGACGAGACCGGCGTCTCGCCCGATGTCGTCGCCGACCGCATGGCACAGAAGCTCATCGGTCGCTGA
- a CDS encoding heme exporter protein CcmD has product MRENLDQMDFVVAAYAVGLVAILALVIWAWFDMRRAEKRRDDAKRK; this is encoded by the coding sequence TTGCGTGAGAACCTCGACCAGATGGACTTCGTGGTCGCGGCCTATGCCGTGGGCCTCGTCGCGATCCTTGCGCTCGTCATATGGGCATGGTTCGACATGCGCCGGGCGGAAAAACGCCGCGACGATGCGAAACGGAAATAG
- the ccmC gene encoding heme ABC transporter permease CcmC produces MHGFANPKRFLGLARWLTPLLLGSGLLLSAIALAWGVFNVPPDRLMGDTVRILFIHVPSAWLGMGGWTAIAISSAVFLIWRHPLASLAARAAALPGAVFTAVCLATGSIWGRPTWGTWWVWDGRLTSMLVLLFLYFGYMALSQSVARENASSRIPAIFGLVGAINIPIINRSVVWWNSLHQPPSITMGKSAIDGVFLAPLLLAVVGFSLLFGGIVLARMRALLADTQAEARLRRKAMGEALA; encoded by the coding sequence ATGCACGGTTTCGCCAATCCCAAGCGCTTTCTGGGCCTCGCCCGATGGCTGACGCCGCTGCTTCTAGGCAGCGGCCTTTTGCTGTCGGCAATCGCGCTCGCCTGGGGTGTCTTCAACGTCCCCCCGGACCGCCTGATGGGCGACACGGTCCGCATCCTCTTCATCCACGTTCCCTCGGCATGGCTGGGGATGGGCGGCTGGACCGCAATCGCCATTTCGAGCGCGGTTTTCCTCATCTGGCGCCATCCGCTGGCAAGCCTCGCCGCACGCGCGGCTGCGCTGCCCGGTGCGGTATTCACCGCGGTCTGCCTTGCGACCGGCTCGATCTGGGGGCGCCCGACCTGGGGCACCTGGTGGGTGTGGGACGGGCGGCTGACTTCGATGCTTGTCCTGCTGTTCCTCTATTTCGGCTACATGGCGCTGTCGCAGTCGGTCGCGCGCGAGAACGCATCGAGCCGTATCCCCGCGATCTTCGGCCTCGTTGGCGCGATCAATATCCCGATCATCAACCGCTCGGTCGTGTGGTGGAATTCGCTCCACCAGCCGCCGAGCATCACCATGGGCAAGAGCGCGATCGACGGGGTCTTCCTCGCGCCGCTGCTGCTCGCGGTTGTCGGCTTCTCGCTATTGTTCGGCGGCATCGTGCTGGCCCGCATGCGCGCGCTGCTTGCCGATACGCAGGCCGAGGCGCGCCTGCGCCGCAAGGCGATGGGAGAAGCCCTTGCGTGA